In one Pseudomonas tensinigenes genomic region, the following are encoded:
- a CDS encoding MBL fold metallo-hydrolase, giving the protein MIGFTTLKRVLLATASLGFAAHAAAANLTLDVYNPGTNAIFPVTSVLVSGEKDAILVDAQFGKSQAEQVVEKIRASGKHLTTIYISHGDPDYYFGLDTLTQAFPDAKVLASQPTVDHINKTVAGKLAFWGPKMGADVPAKTIVPGVLKGDSLMLEGQKLQVVGLDGKQPDRSFVWIPSLKAVVGGVVVAENIHVWMADTQTAQSHADWLETLHSIETLKPNTVVPGHYLGNSSRSLASVKFTADYIKAFDAETAKAKDSAALIAAMKKRYPKLGEESSLELSAKVAKGEMQW; this is encoded by the coding sequence ATGATCGGCTTCACCACACTCAAACGCGTTCTGCTCGCCACCGCTTCCCTGGGTTTCGCCGCGCATGCAGCGGCTGCCAACCTGACCCTCGATGTCTACAACCCGGGGACCAACGCGATTTTTCCGGTGACCTCGGTGCTGGTCAGCGGTGAGAAAGACGCGATCCTCGTCGATGCGCAGTTCGGCAAGTCCCAGGCTGAACAGGTCGTGGAAAAGATCCGCGCCAGCGGCAAGCACCTGACCACCATCTACATCAGCCACGGTGACCCGGATTACTACTTCGGCCTCGACACCCTGACCCAAGCGTTCCCCGATGCCAAGGTGCTCGCCTCGCAACCGACCGTCGATCACATCAACAAAACCGTCGCCGGCAAACTGGCTTTCTGGGGCCCGAAAATGGGCGCCGATGTGCCAGCGAAAACCATCGTGCCGGGCGTACTCAAAGGCGACAGCTTGATGCTCGAAGGGCAGAAATTGCAGGTGGTCGGCCTCGACGGCAAACAACCGGATCGCAGTTTTGTGTGGATTCCGTCGCTCAAAGCCGTGGTCGGTGGCGTGGTTGTCGCCGAGAACATCCATGTGTGGATGGCTGACACCCAGACCGCGCAATCCCACGCCGACTGGCTGGAAACCCTGCACTCGATCGAAACCCTCAAACCGAACACCGTGGTGCCGGGGCATTACCTCGGCAACAGCAGCCGTTCGCTGGCCAGCGTGAAATTCACCGCCGACTACATTAAGGCGTTCGACGCTGAAACCGCCAAGGCCAAAGACTCCGCCGCACTGATCGCCGCGATGAAAAAACGCTACCCGAAACTGGGTGAGGAAAGCTCGCTGGAGTTGAGTGCGAAAGTCGCCAAAGGCGAAATGCAGTGGTAA